A window of the Pongo abelii isolate AG06213 chromosome 10, NHGRI_mPonAbe1-v2.0_pri, whole genome shotgun sequence genome harbors these coding sequences:
- the MBD6 gene encoding methyl-CpG-binding domain protein 6 isoform X2 — protein sequence MNGGNESSGADRAGGPVATSVPIGWQRCVREGAVLYISPSGTELSSLEQTRSYLLSDGTCKCGLECPLNVPKVFNFDPLAPVTPGGAGVGPASEEDMTKLCNHRRKAVAMATLYRSMETTCSHSSPGEGASPQMFHTVSPGPPSARPPCRVPPTTPLNGGPGSLPPEPPSVSQAFPTLAGPGGLFPPRLPDPVPSGGSPRFLPRGNAPSPAPPPPPAISLNAPSYNWGAALRSSLVPSDLGSPPAPHASSSPPSDPPLFHCSDALTPPPLPPSNNLPAHPGPATQPPVSSATMHLPLVLGPLGGVPTVEGPGAPPFLASSLLSAAAKAQHPPLPPPSTLQGRRPRAQAPSASHSSSLRPSQRRPRRPPTVFRLLEGRGPQTPRRSRPRAPAPVPQPFSLPEPSQPILPSVLSLLGLPTPGPSHSDGSFNLLGSDAHLPPPPTLSSGSPPQPRHPIQPSLPGTTSGSLSSVPGAPAPPAASKAPVVPSPVLQSPSEGLGMGVGPACPLPPLAGGEPFPFPSPEQGLALSGAGFPGMLGALPLPLSLGQPPPSPLLNHSLFGVLTGGGGQPPPEPLLPPPGGPGPPLAPGEPEGPSLLVASLLPPPPSDLLPPPSAPPSNLLASFLPLLALGPTAGDGEGSAEGAGGPSGEPFSGLGDLSPLLFPPLSAPPTLIALNSALLAASLDPPSGTPPQPCVLSAPQPGPPTSSVTTATTDPGASSLGKAPSNSGRPPQLLSPLLGASLLGDLSSLTSSPGALPSLLQPPGPLLSGQLGLQLLPGGGAPPPLSEASSPLACLLQSLQIPPEQPEAPCLPPESPASALEPEPARPPLSALAPPHGSPDPPVPELLTGRGSGKRGRRGGGGLRGINGEARPARGRKPGSRREPGRLALKWGTRGGFNGQIERSPRRTHHWQHNGELAEGGAEPKDPPPPGPHSEDLKVPPGVVRKSRRGRRRKYNPTRNSNSSRQDITLEPSPTARAAVPLPPRARPGRPAKNKRRKLAP from the exons GTTTTCAACTTTGACCCTTTGGCCCCGGTGACCccgggtggggctggggtggggccagCATCAGAGGAGGACATGACCAAGCTGTGCAACCACCGGCGGAAAGCTGTTGCTATGGCAACTCTGTACCGCAGCATGGAGACCACCTGCTCACACTCTTCTCCTG GAGAGGGAGCGAGCCCCCAAATGTTCCACACTGTGTCCCCAGGGCCCCCCTCTGCCCGCCCTCCCTGTCGAGTTCCTCCTACAACTCCACTTAATGGGGGTCCTGGCTCCCTTCCCCCAGAACCACCCTCAGTTTCCCAGGCCTTTCCCACTCTAGCAGGCCCTGGGGGGCTTTTCCCCCCAAGGCTTCCTGACCCAGTCCCTTCTGGGGGCAGTCCCCGTTTCCTCCCAAGGGGCAATGCCCCCTCTCCagccccacctcctccacctgcTATCAGCCTCAATGCTCCCTCATACAACTGGGGAGCTGCCCTCAGATCCAGCCTGGTGCCCTCTGACCTGGGCTCTCCTCCGGCCCCTCATGCCTCCTCCTCACCACCTTCAGACCCTCCTCTCTTCCACTGTAGTGATGCCTTAacaccccctcccctgcccccgaGCAATAATCTCCCCGCTCACCCTGGTCCTGCCACTCAGCCACCAGTGTCTTCAGCCACTATGCACCTGCCCCTGGTCTTGGGGCCCCTAGGAGGGGTCCCCACGGTGGAGGGGCCTGGGGCACCCCCCTTCCTTGCTAGCAGCCTACTCTCTGCAGCGGCCAAGGCACAGCATCCCCCACTACCCCCTCCCAGCACTTTACAGGGCCGAAGGCCCCGTGCCCAGGCGCCCTCAGCTTCCCACTCCTCATCACTTCGTCCCTCTCAGCGTCGTCCCCGCAGACCCCCTACTGTATTTCGATTGCTAGAAGGGAGAGGCCCTCAAACCCCTAGACGGAGCCGTCCTCGGGCCCCTGCTCCTGTCCCCCAACCCTTTTCTCTCCCGGAGCCATCCCAACCAATTCTCCCTTCTGTGCTGTCCCTGCTGGGACTCCCCACCCCCGGCCCTTCTCACTCTGATGGAAGCTTTAACCTTTTGGGGTCAGATGCacaccttcctcctcccccaaccctctCCTCAGGgagccctccccagcccaggCACCCCATCCAGCCCTCCCTGCCTGGGACCACCAGTGGCAGCCTCAGCAGTGTGCCAG GTGCCCCTGCCCCACCAGCTGCCTCCAAAGCCCCAGTAGTCCCCAGCCCTGTGCTTCAAAGCCCATCTGAAGGGCTGGGGATGGGGGTAGGCCCGGCCTGCCCTCTGCCTCCCCTGGCTGGTGGAGAgcctttccctttccccagccctGAGCAGGGCCTGGCACTGAGTGGAGCTGGCTTCCCTGGGATGCTTGGGGCCTTGCCTCTCCCTCTGAGTCTGGGgcagcctccaccttctccaTTGCTCAACCACAGTTTATTTGGTGTGCTGACTGGGGGAGGAGGACAACCCCCACCTGAGCCCCTGCTACCCCCACCAGGAGGACCTGGTCCTCCCCTAGCCCCAGGAGAGCCTGAAGGGCCTTCGCTTTTGGTGGCTTCCTTGCTTCCTCCACCACCCTCAGACCTTCTTCCACCTCCTTCAGCACCTCCCAGCAACCTCCTTGCCTCTTTCCTGCCCCTGTTGGCTCTGGGCCCTAcagctggggatggggagggatcTGCAGAGGGAGCTGGGGGTCCAAGTGGGGAGCCATTTTCAGGCTTGGGAGACCTGTCCCCCCTACTTTTCCCCCCACTTTCAGCCCCCCCTACCCTCATAGCTTTAAATTCTGCGCTGCTGGCTGCCAGCCTGGATCCCCCCTCGGGGACACCCCCCCAG cCCTGTGTCCTGAGTGCCCCCCAACCTGGACCACCTACCTCCAGTGTCACCACGGCAACTACTGACCCGGGGGCCTCCTCTCTGGGCAAGGCCCCCTCCAACTCAGGGAGACCCCCCCAACTCCTTAGCCCTCTGCTGGGTGCCAGCCTGCTGG GTGACCTGTCTTCACTGACCAGCAGCCCTGGAGCCCTCCCCAGCCTGTTGCAGCCTCCTGGCCCTCTTCTCTCTGGCCAGTTGGGGCTGCAGCTCCTCCCTGGGGGGGGAGCTCCTCCACCCCTCTCAGAGGCTTCTAGTCCCCTAGCCTGCCTGCTACAGAGTCTCCAG ATCCCTCCAGAGCAGCCAGAAGCCCCCTGTCTACCCCCCGAGAGCCCTGCCTCAGCCCTCGAACCAGAGCCTGCCAGGCCTCCCCTCAGTGCCTTAGCCCCACCCCATGGTTCTCCCGACCCCCCAGTCCCTGAGCTGCTCACTGGGAGGGGGTCAGGGAAACGGGGccggaggggaggagggggacttAGGGGCATTAATGGTGAGGCCAGGCCAGCCCGGGGCCGAAAGCCTGGCAGCCGGCGGGAGCCTGGCCGACTGGCCCTCAAATGGGGGACACGTGGTGGCTTCAATGGACAAATAGAAAGGTCCCCAAGAAGAACCCACCATTGGCAGCATAATGGGGAGCTGGCTGAAGGGGGTGCTGAGCCCAAGGATCCACCCCCTCCCGGGCCCCATTCTGAGGACCTTAAG GTGCCCCCGGGAGTAGTCAGAAAGTCTCGTCGTGGCCGTAGGAGAAAATACAA CCCTACCCGGAACAGCAATAGCTCCCGCCAGGACATTACCTTGGAACCCAGCCCTACAGCCCGA GCGGCTgtccctctgcctccccgggCCCGCCCTGGCCGTCCTGCCAAAAACAAGAGGAGGAAACTGGCCCCATAG
- the MBD6 gene encoding methyl-CpG-binding domain protein 6 isoform X1, translated as MNGGNESSGADRAGGPVATSVPIGWQRCVREGAVLYISPSGTELSSLEQTRSYLLSDGTCKCGLECPLNVPKVFNFDPLAPVTPGGAGVGPASEEDMTKLCNHRRKAVAMATLYRSMETTCSHSSPGEGASPQMFHTVSPGPPSARPPCRVPPTTPLNGGPGSLPPEPPSVSQAFPTLAGPGGLFPPRLPDPVPSGGSPRFLPRGNAPSPAPPPPPAISLNAPSYNWGAALRSSLVPSDLGSPPAPHASSSPPSDPPLFHCSDALTPPPLPPSNNLPAHPGPATQPPVSSATMHLPLVLGPLGGVPTVEGPGAPPFLASSLLSAAAKAQHPPLPPPSTLQGRRPRAQAPSASHSSSLRPSQRRPRRPPTVFRLLEGRGPQTPRRSRPRAPAPVPQPFSLPEPSQPILPSVLSLLGLPTPGPSHSDGSFNLLGSDAHLPPPPTLSSGSPPQPRHPIQPSLPGTTSGSLSSVPGAPAPPAASKAPVVPSPVLQSPSEGLGMGVGPACPLPPLAGGEPFPFPSPEQGLALSGAGFPGMLGALPLPLSLGQPPPSPLLNHSLFGVLTGGGGQPPPEPLLPPPGGPGPPLAPGEPEGPSLLVASLLPPPPSDLLPPPSAPPSNLLASFLPLLALGPTAGDGEGSAEGAGGPSGEPFSGLGDLSPLLFPPLSAPPTLIALNSALLAASLDPPSGTPPQPCVLSAPQPGPPTSSVTTATTDPGASSLGKAPSNSGRPPQLLSPLLGASLLGDLSSLTSSPGALPSLLQPPGPLLSGQLGLQLLPGGGAPPPLSEASSPLACLLQSLQQIPPEQPEAPCLPPESPASALEPEPARPPLSALAPPHGSPDPPVPELLTGRGSGKRGRRGGGGLRGINGEARPARGRKPGSRREPGRLALKWGTRGGFNGQIERSPRRTHHWQHNGELAEGGAEPKDPPPPGPHSEDLKVPPGVVRKSRRGRRRKYNPTRNSNSSRQDITLEPSPTARAAVPLPPRARPGRPAKNKRRKLAP; from the exons GTTTTCAACTTTGACCCTTTGGCCCCGGTGACCccgggtggggctggggtggggccagCATCAGAGGAGGACATGACCAAGCTGTGCAACCACCGGCGGAAAGCTGTTGCTATGGCAACTCTGTACCGCAGCATGGAGACCACCTGCTCACACTCTTCTCCTG GAGAGGGAGCGAGCCCCCAAATGTTCCACACTGTGTCCCCAGGGCCCCCCTCTGCCCGCCCTCCCTGTCGAGTTCCTCCTACAACTCCACTTAATGGGGGTCCTGGCTCCCTTCCCCCAGAACCACCCTCAGTTTCCCAGGCCTTTCCCACTCTAGCAGGCCCTGGGGGGCTTTTCCCCCCAAGGCTTCCTGACCCAGTCCCTTCTGGGGGCAGTCCCCGTTTCCTCCCAAGGGGCAATGCCCCCTCTCCagccccacctcctccacctgcTATCAGCCTCAATGCTCCCTCATACAACTGGGGAGCTGCCCTCAGATCCAGCCTGGTGCCCTCTGACCTGGGCTCTCCTCCGGCCCCTCATGCCTCCTCCTCACCACCTTCAGACCCTCCTCTCTTCCACTGTAGTGATGCCTTAacaccccctcccctgcccccgaGCAATAATCTCCCCGCTCACCCTGGTCCTGCCACTCAGCCACCAGTGTCTTCAGCCACTATGCACCTGCCCCTGGTCTTGGGGCCCCTAGGAGGGGTCCCCACGGTGGAGGGGCCTGGGGCACCCCCCTTCCTTGCTAGCAGCCTACTCTCTGCAGCGGCCAAGGCACAGCATCCCCCACTACCCCCTCCCAGCACTTTACAGGGCCGAAGGCCCCGTGCCCAGGCGCCCTCAGCTTCCCACTCCTCATCACTTCGTCCCTCTCAGCGTCGTCCCCGCAGACCCCCTACTGTATTTCGATTGCTAGAAGGGAGAGGCCCTCAAACCCCTAGACGGAGCCGTCCTCGGGCCCCTGCTCCTGTCCCCCAACCCTTTTCTCTCCCGGAGCCATCCCAACCAATTCTCCCTTCTGTGCTGTCCCTGCTGGGACTCCCCACCCCCGGCCCTTCTCACTCTGATGGAAGCTTTAACCTTTTGGGGTCAGATGCacaccttcctcctcccccaaccctctCCTCAGGgagccctccccagcccaggCACCCCATCCAGCCCTCCCTGCCTGGGACCACCAGTGGCAGCCTCAGCAGTGTGCCAG GTGCCCCTGCCCCACCAGCTGCCTCCAAAGCCCCAGTAGTCCCCAGCCCTGTGCTTCAAAGCCCATCTGAAGGGCTGGGGATGGGGGTAGGCCCGGCCTGCCCTCTGCCTCCCCTGGCTGGTGGAGAgcctttccctttccccagccctGAGCAGGGCCTGGCACTGAGTGGAGCTGGCTTCCCTGGGATGCTTGGGGCCTTGCCTCTCCCTCTGAGTCTGGGgcagcctccaccttctccaTTGCTCAACCACAGTTTATTTGGTGTGCTGACTGGGGGAGGAGGACAACCCCCACCTGAGCCCCTGCTACCCCCACCAGGAGGACCTGGTCCTCCCCTAGCCCCAGGAGAGCCTGAAGGGCCTTCGCTTTTGGTGGCTTCCTTGCTTCCTCCACCACCCTCAGACCTTCTTCCACCTCCTTCAGCACCTCCCAGCAACCTCCTTGCCTCTTTCCTGCCCCTGTTGGCTCTGGGCCCTAcagctggggatggggagggatcTGCAGAGGGAGCTGGGGGTCCAAGTGGGGAGCCATTTTCAGGCTTGGGAGACCTGTCCCCCCTACTTTTCCCCCCACTTTCAGCCCCCCCTACCCTCATAGCTTTAAATTCTGCGCTGCTGGCTGCCAGCCTGGATCCCCCCTCGGGGACACCCCCCCAG cCCTGTGTCCTGAGTGCCCCCCAACCTGGACCACCTACCTCCAGTGTCACCACGGCAACTACTGACCCGGGGGCCTCCTCTCTGGGCAAGGCCCCCTCCAACTCAGGGAGACCCCCCCAACTCCTTAGCCCTCTGCTGGGTGCCAGCCTGCTGG GTGACCTGTCTTCACTGACCAGCAGCCCTGGAGCCCTCCCCAGCCTGTTGCAGCCTCCTGGCCCTCTTCTCTCTGGCCAGTTGGGGCTGCAGCTCCTCCCTGGGGGGGGAGCTCCTCCACCCCTCTCAGAGGCTTCTAGTCCCCTAGCCTGCCTGCTACAGAGTCTCCAG CAGATCCCTCCAGAGCAGCCAGAAGCCCCCTGTCTACCCCCCGAGAGCCCTGCCTCAGCCCTCGAACCAGAGCCTGCCAGGCCTCCCCTCAGTGCCTTAGCCCCACCCCATGGTTCTCCCGACCCCCCAGTCCCTGAGCTGCTCACTGGGAGGGGGTCAGGGAAACGGGGccggaggggaggagggggacttAGGGGCATTAATGGTGAGGCCAGGCCAGCCCGGGGCCGAAAGCCTGGCAGCCGGCGGGAGCCTGGCCGACTGGCCCTCAAATGGGGGACACGTGGTGGCTTCAATGGACAAATAGAAAGGTCCCCAAGAAGAACCCACCATTGGCAGCATAATGGGGAGCTGGCTGAAGGGGGTGCTGAGCCCAAGGATCCACCCCCTCCCGGGCCCCATTCTGAGGACCTTAAG GTGCCCCCGGGAGTAGTCAGAAAGTCTCGTCGTGGCCGTAGGAGAAAATACAA CCCTACCCGGAACAGCAATAGCTCCCGCCAGGACATTACCTTGGAACCCAGCCCTACAGCCCGA GCGGCTgtccctctgcctccccgggCCCGCCCTGGCCGTCCTGCCAAAAACAAGAGGAGGAAACTGGCCCCATAG
- the DCTN2 gene encoding dynactin subunit 2 has protein sequence MLGEGLGVKETPQQKYQRLLHEVQELTTEVEKIKTTVKESATEEKLTPVVLAKQLAALKQQLVASHLEKLLGPDAAINLTDPDGALAKRLLLQLEATKNSKGGSGGKTTGTPPDSSLVTYELHSRPEQDKFSQAAKVAELEKRLTELETAVRCDQDAQNPLSAGLQGACLMETVELLQAKVSALDLAVLDQVEARLQSVLGKVNEIAKHKASVEDADTQSKVHQLYETIQRWSPIASTLPELVQRLVTIKQLHEQAMQFGQLLTHLDTTQQMIANSLKDNTTLLTQVQTTMRENLATVEGNFASIDERMKKLGK, from the exons ATG CTTGGAGAGGGTCTGGGAGTGAAGGAGACACCCCAGCAAAAGTACCAGCGCCTGCTGCATGAGGTCCAAGAGCTAACCACTGAAGTTGAAAAAATCAAG ACGACAGTGAAGGAGTCAGCCACAGAGGAGAAGCTGACCCCTGTGGTGCTAGCTAAACAGCTGGCAGCCCTGAAGCAGCAGCTGGTTGCTTCCCACCTGGAGAAGCTTCTGGGACCAGATGCTGCAATCAACCTTACCGACCCCGATGGCGCCCTGGCTAA GCGCCTACTACTGCAGCTGGAAGCAACAAAGAACAGCAAAGGGGGATCAGGGGGAAAAACCACTGGGACCCCCCCAGATAGCAGCCTTGTCACTTATGAACTACATTCTCGGCCTGAGCAGGACAAGTTCTCTCAAGCTGCCAAA GTCGCAGAACTTGAAAAGCGCCTGACAGAGCTGGAGACAGCTGTACGTTGTGATCAGGATGCTCAG AATCCCCTTTCTGCAGGTCTACAGGGAGCCTGTCTCATG GAGACTGTAGAGCTGTTGCAAGCAAAGGTGAGCGCCCTAGACCTTGCAGTTTTGGATCAAGTGGAGGCTCGGCTACAG AGTGTCCTGGGAAAGGTGAACGAGATTGCCAAGCATAAAGCCTCTGTAGAAGATGCAGATACACAAAGCAAG GTGCACCAGCTATATGAAACTATACAGCGCTGGAGCCCCATTGCCTCCACCCTCCCTGAGCTGGTGCAGAGACTTGTCACCATCAAGCAGCTGCACGAGCAAG CCATGCAGTTTGGTCAGCTCTTGACACACTTGGATACCACCCAGCAGATGATTGCTAATTCCTTGAAGGACAATACCACCCTCTTGACCCAG GTGCAGACAACCATGCGTGAAAACCTGGCCACAGTTGAGGGGAACTTTGCCAGCATTGATGAACGGATGAAGAAGCTGGGAAAGTGA